The following proteins are encoded in a genomic region of Arachis stenosperma cultivar V10309 chromosome 4, arast.V10309.gnm1.PFL2, whole genome shotgun sequence:
- the LOC130975062 gene encoding uncharacterized protein LOC130975062 — protein MLGIDPKLMRHKLAVYPESRPVQQRRRKLRPEGSQAVEEQTAIKSQYLVDFIVEYIDTPEIPTKWNLYVDGSSNKIGSGAGVIIESNQGTQIELSLTLEFFASNNQAEYEALLAGLKLAKEVGAQKLVIFSDSQVVTSQIAGTYQTKYPAMKEYLYKTRE, from the exons atgctgGGCATAGACCCCAAGCTAATGCGCCACAAGCTGGCAGTATATCCAGAATCTCGGCCAGTACAACAGAGGCGTAGAAAGCTCAGACCAGAAggatcccaagctgtggaagaacag ACAGCgatcaaatcacagtatctggtTGACTTCATTGTAGAGTACATTGACACCCCGGAAATCCCTACAAAGTGGAATCTTTACGTGGACGGCTCTTCAAATAAAATCGGGAGCGGAGCGGGCGTGATAATAGAAAGTAatcagggaacccaaatcgaactctcactaacgttggagttctTTGCTTCCAATAACCAGGCAGAGTATGAGGCACTATtggctggtttgaagctggctaaagaAGTAGGAGCCCAAAAACTTGTCATCTTTAGCGACTCACAGGTTGTCACCTCGCAAATAGCAGGGACCTACCAAACCAAATATCCTGCTATGAAAGAGTACCTGTACAAAACCAGGGAATAA